A section of the bacterium genome encodes:
- the argC gene encoding N-acetyl-gamma-glutamyl-phosphate reductase: MAVRVSVIGASGYGGAEAVRLLATHPHVRIAHVTAETQKGRRLPDLYPNLRGFVDLVTEEAAPAALAADSDVVIASLPSGKAMALVPELLERGVRVIDVAADFRLRDPGQYPVWYKFEHTAPRYLAEAVYGLTELYRDKIRAARLVADCGCYPAAALLALVPFVKAGLIRPEGIVVNAASGVSGAGRGGVGGGFGYSETNEDLRPYSVATHNHTAEIEQELSGPAGGPVRVTFVPHLAPMTRGILVTAYARLARPADAAAAQVILSQAYEGEPFVRVLPDGALPQTKATLGSNYCDLAARVDGRTQTLIAMAALDNLGKGAAGLAVQNLNVMCGFPEEAGLRTPALYP; the protein is encoded by the coding sequence GTGGCCGTTCGGGTGAGCGTGATCGGGGCGTCGGGGTACGGCGGGGCGGAGGCGGTGCGCCTCCTCGCCACGCATCCCCACGTCCGCATCGCGCACGTGACCGCCGAGACGCAGAAGGGCCGGCGCCTCCCGGACCTCTATCCGAACCTGCGCGGCTTCGTCGACCTCGTGACCGAGGAGGCCGCCCCCGCGGCGCTCGCCGCGGACTCGGACGTCGTCATCGCCTCTCTGCCGAGCGGGAAGGCCATGGCGCTCGTGCCCGAACTGCTCGAGCGGGGCGTGCGGGTGATCGACGTGGCCGCGGACTTTCGCCTCCGCGATCCCGGGCAGTACCCGGTGTGGTACAAATTCGAGCACACGGCGCCGCGGTATCTCGCCGAGGCCGTCTACGGCCTCACCGAACTGTACCGGGACAAGATCCGCGCGGCGCGGCTCGTCGCCGACTGCGGCTGCTATCCGGCGGCGGCGTTGCTGGCGCTCGTGCCGTTCGTCAAGGCGGGTCTCATCCGACCGGAGGGCATTGTCGTCAACGCGGCGTCGGGCGTGTCCGGAGCCGGCCGGGGCGGCGTCGGCGGCGGGTTCGGGTATTCCGAGACCAACGAAGACCTGCGGCCGTACTCGGTTGCGACGCACAACCACACCGCGGAGATCGAGCAGGAGCTGTCCGGCCCGGCCGGCGGCCCCGTGCGCGTGACGTTTGTCCCGCACCTCGCGCCGATGACGCGCGGCATCCTGGTCACGGCCTACGCGCGGCTCGCGCGCCCGGCGGACGCGGCCGCGGCCCAGGTCATCTTGAGTCAGGCGTACGAGGGGGAGCCGTTCGTCCGCGTGCTGCCGGACGGCGCGCTGCCGCAGACCAAGGCGACGCTCGGCAGCAACTACTGCGACCTGGCCGCGCGGGTGGACGGCCGCACGCAGACGCTCATCGCGATGGCGGCGCTCGACAACCTGGGCAAGGGCGCCGCCGGGCTCGCGGTCCAGAACCTCAACGTGATGTGCGGGTTTCCCGAGGAGGCGGGCCTTAGGACGCCCGCGCTGTACCCGTAG
- the argJ gene encoding bifunctional glutamate N-acetyltransferase/amino-acid acetyltransferase ArgJ, translated as MAGTVTRLVQGGVTSAQGFIASGVHCGIKPQKKDLALVFSRVPAAAAGVFTTNKVKAAPVLLDMERIRSGRGQAVVLNSGNANACTAEQGMRDAREMAQLTAQSLGVAEDLVYVCSTGVIGRLLPMEAVRRGIPEAVRQLSPDGGAAAEAIMTTDTVPKAAAVQVAIAGQAVTVGGMTKGAAMIHPQMATTLTVLTTDAAVAPPLLQAALRRAAEVSYNRVTVDGDQSTNDTILLLANGEAGAPEITEPGEALDAFQAALTACATDLARMIPRDAEGGTKLIEVTVRGAQSEEDAYKAARAVALSPLVKTAIYGRSPNWGRIFVAVGGSGAEVQPERMSVRIGPVLVADRGGPAGEPESLAEVARYMAGDTITVVVDLGLGRGETTMWTCDFTEQYVKENADYLT; from the coding sequence ATGGCGGGCACGGTGACGCGGTTGGTGCAGGGGGGCGTGACGTCCGCGCAGGGCTTCATCGCCTCGGGTGTGCACTGCGGGATCAAGCCGCAGAAGAAAGATCTCGCGCTGGTCTTCTCGCGCGTGCCGGCCGCGGCCGCCGGCGTCTTTACCACGAACAAGGTCAAGGCCGCGCCGGTGCTGCTCGACATGGAGCGCATCCGCTCGGGGCGCGGACAGGCCGTCGTGCTGAACAGCGGGAATGCGAACGCCTGCACCGCCGAGCAGGGCATGCGCGACGCGCGGGAGATGGCTCAACTCACGGCCCAGAGCCTCGGCGTCGCGGAGGACCTCGTGTACGTCTGCAGCACCGGGGTGATCGGCCGGCTGCTGCCGATGGAGGCGGTCCGCCGCGGGATTCCCGAGGCCGTGCGGCAGTTGAGCCCCGACGGCGGCGCCGCCGCGGAGGCGATCATGACGACCGACACGGTGCCGAAGGCGGCCGCGGTGCAGGTGGCGATCGCCGGCCAAGCCGTCACGGTGGGCGGCATGACGAAGGGCGCGGCGATGATCCACCCGCAGATGGCGACCACGCTCACGGTGCTGACGACCGACGCCGCCGTCGCGCCGCCGCTGCTCCAGGCCGCTCTTCGGCGGGCCGCGGAGGTCTCCTACAACCGCGTCACCGTCGACGGCGATCAGAGCACCAACGACACGATCTTGCTGTTGGCGAACGGCGAGGCCGGCGCGCCCGAGATCACCGAGCCCGGGGAGGCGCTCGACGCGTTCCAGGCGGCCCTCACCGCGTGCGCGACGGACCTCGCGCGGATGATCCCGCGGGACGCCGAGGGCGGCACCAAGCTGATCGAGGTGACCGTGCGCGGCGCGCAGAGCGAGGAGGACGCCTACAAGGCGGCGCGGGCGGTCGCGCTGTCGCCGCTCGTCAAAACCGCGATCTACGGCCGCTCGCCGAACTGGGGCCGGATCTTCGTCGCGGTCGGCGGGTCGGGCGCGGAGGTGCAGCCGGAGCGGATGTCGGTCCGCATCGGCCCCGTGCTGGTCGCGGACCGCGGCGGCCCGGCGGGGGAGCCGGAGAGCCTCGCCGAGGTCGCGCGCTACATGGCCGGCGATACGATTACGGTGGTCGTCGATCTCGGGCTCGGCCGGGGCGAGACGACGATGTGGACGTGCGACTTCACGGAGCAGTACGTGAAGGAAAACGCCGACTATCTTACGTGA
- the argB gene encoding acetylglutamate kinase, with protein sequence MSRTPMLAAGEAALAGGVIAQGLGYVSAWKGKTVVVKFGGSVLDVAGRSTIAEDLVLLKGAGINAVLVHGGGPEITRMLERLGKPSKFVHGLRVTDAETMEVVEMVLAGRANKSLVSVITQAGGRAVGLSGKDGRMLLARKYESNVDLGQVGEVAAVDPALVRTVSADGYIPVIASIGIGQDGTSYNLNADTAAGALAVAVGASKFILLTDVDGVYRDHEAKTLLSELRTADAESMIRDGTISRGMIPKVSACLDAIRGGVPSAHIINGTVPHALLVELFTERGIGTMLTP encoded by the coding sequence ATGAGCCGCACTCCGATGCTCGCGGCCGGCGAGGCCGCGCTGGCCGGCGGCGTGATCGCCCAGGGCCTCGGGTACGTGAGCGCCTGGAAGGGCAAGACCGTCGTCGTGAAATTCGGCGGCAGCGTGCTGGACGTCGCCGGCCGATCGACGATCGCCGAAGACCTCGTGCTGCTGAAGGGCGCCGGCATCAACGCGGTGCTCGTACACGGCGGCGGGCCCGAGATTACCCGCATGCTCGAGCGGCTCGGCAAGCCGTCCAAGTTCGTGCACGGGCTGCGGGTCACGGACGCGGAGACGATGGAGGTCGTCGAGATGGTCCTCGCCGGCCGCGCCAACAAGTCGCTCGTTTCCGTGATCACGCAGGCCGGCGGCAGGGCGGTGGGCCTGAGCGGCAAGGACGGACGGATGCTGCTCGCGCGGAAGTACGAGTCGAACGTCGACCTCGGCCAGGTCGGCGAGGTGGCGGCGGTCGACCCGGCGCTCGTGCGCACGGTGAGCGCGGACGGCTACATCCCCGTGATCGCGTCGATCGGCATCGGCCAGGACGGGACGAGCTACAATCTGAACGCGGACACCGCGGCCGGCGCGCTCGCCGTCGCCGTCGGCGCGAGCAAGTTCATCCTGCTGACCGACGTCGACGGCGTGTACCGGGACCACGAGGCCAAGACGCTGCTGTCCGAGCTGCGGACCGCCGACGCGGAATCGATGATCCGGGACGGCACGATCAGCCGCGGTATGATCCCGAAGGTGTCGGCCTGCCTCGACGCGATCCGCGGCGGCGTGCCGAGCGCGCACATCATCAACGGAACCGTGCCGCACGCGCTCCTCGTGGAGCTGTTCACCGAACGCGGCATCGGCACGATGCTGACCCCGTAG
- a CDS encoding acetylornithine transaminase, with translation MTNREVAQLSARVLAPNYRRAPVAFREGRGMRLWDVEGKEYLDFVAGIAVDVLGHSHPRLVSAIQEQAARIVHVSNLYLIAEQARLAERLIGVAGIPDGRVFFCNSGAEAAEAAIKLARKAGRARRGADVYEIIVGGHSFHGRTMGALSATMNPKYHEGFEPLVPGFVEVPFNDLGAVERAVGPKTAAVLMEPVQGEGGINPADDAYLTGLRRLCDAKGLLLVLDEIQTGFGRTGRWFAYQHAGVMPDILALAKGLGGGVPIGAVIAREEIMQALQPGTHGTTFGGNPLVCAASLAVIETIEAEGLVDNAQDTGAYFMGRLRDLAKKTPAVTEVRGRGLMVAVEITVPADQVVAACMARGLLVNNVRPTSIRFVPPLIATRADVDRAIELFGAALADVAAAAKAPASAG, from the coding sequence ATGACGAATCGCGAGGTCGCACAGTTGAGCGCGCGGGTGCTGGCCCCCAACTACCGCCGGGCGCCGGTCGCGTTCCGCGAGGGGCGCGGAATGCGTCTCTGGGACGTGGAGGGTAAAGAGTATCTCGATTTCGTCGCCGGCATCGCGGTCGACGTCCTCGGGCACTCGCACCCGCGGCTCGTCTCCGCCATCCAGGAGCAGGCCGCCCGCATCGTCCACGTCTCGAACCTGTACCTGATTGCGGAGCAGGCGCGCCTTGCCGAGCGGCTCATCGGAGTGGCCGGGATCCCGGACGGTCGGGTGTTCTTCTGCAACAGCGGCGCAGAGGCCGCGGAGGCCGCGATCAAGCTCGCCCGCAAGGCCGGCCGCGCCCGCCGCGGCGCGGACGTGTACGAGATCATCGTCGGCGGCCACAGCTTCCACGGCCGGACGATGGGCGCGCTGTCGGCGACGATGAACCCGAAGTACCACGAGGGCTTCGAGCCGCTCGTGCCGGGGTTCGTGGAGGTGCCGTTCAACGATCTGGGCGCCGTCGAGCGCGCGGTTGGTCCGAAGACCGCCGCCGTGCTGATGGAGCCGGTGCAGGGCGAGGGCGGCATCAACCCCGCGGACGACGCCTACCTCACCGGCCTGCGGCGGCTGTGCGACGCGAAGGGCCTGCTGCTCGTGCTCGACGAGATCCAGACCGGCTTCGGCCGCACGGGCCGCTGGTTTGCGTACCAGCACGCCGGCGTCATGCCGGACATCCTGGCTCTCGCGAAGGGCCTCGGCGGCGGCGTGCCGATCGGCGCGGTGATCGCGCGCGAGGAGATCATGCAGGCGTTGCAGCCGGGTACCCACGGCACCACGTTCGGGGGCAACCCGCTCGTCTGCGCCGCCTCCCTCGCGGTGATCGAGACGATCGAGGCCGAAGGCCTCGTCGACAACGCGCAGGACACCGGCGCCTATTTCATGGGCCGCCTGCGCGACCTGGCGAAGAAGACGCCGGCCGTGACGGAGGTCCGCGGCCGCGGGCTCATGGTCGCGGTGGAGATCACGGTGCCGGCGGACCAAGTGGTCGCCGCGTGCATGGCGCGGGGCCTCCTCGTCAACAACGTGCGGCCCACGTCGATCCGCTTCGTACCGCCGCTCATCGCGACGCGCGCGGACGTGGATCGGGCGATCGAGCTGTTCGGCGCGGCGCTGGCGGATGTGGCGGCCGCCGCCAAAGCCCCGGCGTCGGCCGGCTGA
- a CDS encoding argininosuccinate synthase produces MAQPKNIALAYSGGLDTSVIIPWLKERYPGVRVVAVVADVGQGDDFDQVKDKARRSGADAVHVVDVRRIFVTDYIWPVLRADAIYEGRYLLGTSMARPLIARVQVEAAVAEGCDALAHGCTGKGNDQVRFELTYQALAPRLAVIAPVREWSLGSREEEIDYARAHGVPVPVTHEKPYSMDGNLWHQSYEAGILEDPWAEPPADMFRLTVDPARAPDAPEYVEIGFEAGTPVAIDGRQLDAVELVASLNKRAGAHGVGRVDIVENRLVGMKSRGVYETPGGAVLVEAHHHLQTITLDRETQHFKELVAPRYAELVYYGQWYSPLRRALDAFVASTQRTVTGTVRVKLYKGTSTVVGRRAARSVYSYDLATFGRGAGYDQKDAEGFIRLFGLPTRVYAAANPESTRDESPISLEIPAGSAQQGGGRPRR; encoded by the coding sequence ATGGCGCAGCCCAAGAACATCGCACTGGCGTACAGCGGCGGGCTCGACACCTCCGTCATCATCCCGTGGCTCAAGGAGCGGTATCCGGGGGTGCGCGTCGTCGCCGTCGTCGCCGACGTCGGCCAGGGCGACGACTTCGACCAGGTGAAGGACAAGGCGCGGCGCAGCGGCGCGGACGCGGTCCACGTCGTCGACGTGCGGCGGATCTTCGTGACGGATTACATCTGGCCCGTCCTGCGGGCGGACGCGATCTACGAGGGCCGCTACCTCCTCGGCACGTCGATGGCGCGGCCGCTGATCGCGCGGGTGCAGGTCGAAGCCGCCGTGGCCGAAGGGTGCGACGCCCTCGCCCACGGCTGCACCGGGAAGGGCAACGACCAGGTCCGGTTCGAGCTGACCTACCAGGCGCTGGCGCCTCGGCTCGCGGTGATCGCGCCGGTCCGCGAGTGGTCGCTCGGCTCCCGTGAGGAAGAGATCGACTACGCCCGCGCCCACGGCGTACCGGTGCCGGTGACGCACGAGAAGCCCTACAGCATGGACGGCAACCTGTGGCACCAGAGCTACGAGGCGGGCATCCTCGAGGACCCGTGGGCGGAGCCGCCGGCGGACATGTTCCGGTTGACCGTCGATCCGGCGAGGGCGCCGGACGCGCCCGAGTACGTGGAAATCGGCTTCGAGGCCGGGACGCCGGTGGCGATCGACGGCCGGCAGCTCGACGCGGTCGAGTTGGTCGCGTCGCTCAACAAGCGGGCCGGCGCGCACGGCGTCGGCCGGGTGGACATCGTCGAGAACCGGCTCGTCGGGATGAAGAGCCGCGGCGTGTACGAGACGCCCGGCGGGGCGGTGCTGGTCGAGGCCCACCATCACCTGCAGACGATCACCCTCGACCGGGAGACGCAGCATTTCAAGGAGCTGGTCGCCCCACGCTACGCGGAGCTCGTCTACTACGGCCAGTGGTATTCGCCGCTGCGCCGGGCCCTCGACGCCTTCGTCGCCTCGACGCAGCGGACCGTTACGGGCACGGTGCGGGTGAAGCTCTACAAGGGGACGTCGACGGTCGTGGGGCGCCGCGCTGCGCGGTCGGTGTACAGCTACGATCTCGCTACGTTTGGCCGCGGCGCGGGTTACGATCAGAAGGACGCGGAAGGGTTCATCCGGCTCTTCGGTCTGCCGACCCGGGTGTACGCGGCGGCGAATCCGGAGTCCACCCGCGACGAATCCCCGATCTCCCTCGAGATCCCGGCGGGATCGGCGCAACAGGGCGGGGGGCGGCCCCGCCGTTGA
- the argH gene encoding argininosuccinate lyase produces the protein MNKRPRGRGGDDTGGELPADEAGARMWGGRFRGAVDPKVAAFTTSLPFDRRLYRADILGSIAHATMLSRCGIIEPAEATELVRGLRELIQEIDAGIVDIEGAEDIHSFVEARLRTRLGDVAGRLHTARSRNDQVATDLRVYLKGEIVTLVGRTAALQQVLLMLAEAHPSVIIPGYTHMQRAQPVLLAHHLLAYVWMLQRDTERLREVFARTDVLPLGAAALAGTSYPIDRRLVASLLGFSRVAENSLDATADRDFAVEFIAAASLLMSHLSRLAAEIVLWATSEFGFVELSDTISTGSSIMPQKKNPDAAELVRGKAARVLGDLTAILAVLRGLPLAYNSDLQEDKEAVFDAVDTAQGSLQVMGIVLNGVRFDTGRISAHLRGGLMGATELADYLARRGMPFRDAHELVGRVVLYAQERGRELWELSPEEYRRISPMLGDDVRELTTPAGAVASKRSEGGTAPERVAEQTQAARGAVARTLSWLSSLPAVPAEREIAPPAAARPAAGPPAPGGGASASTTSLPASPPKGGPPE, from the coding sequence GTGAATAAGCGGCCGCGCGGCCGCGGGGGAGACGACACGGGCGGTGAACTGCCGGCGGACGAGGCCGGCGCCCGGATGTGGGGCGGCCGGTTCCGAGGCGCGGTCGATCCCAAGGTCGCCGCGTTCACGACGTCGCTGCCGTTCGACCGCCGGCTGTACCGCGCCGACATTCTCGGCAGCATCGCCCACGCCACGATGCTGAGCCGGTGCGGGATCATCGAGCCGGCCGAGGCGACGGAGCTGGTCCGCGGCCTCCGCGAGCTGATTCAAGAGATCGACGCGGGCATCGTCGACATCGAGGGCGCCGAGGACATTCACTCGTTTGTCGAGGCCCGGCTGCGCACGCGTCTCGGCGACGTCGCGGGGCGCCTGCACACGGCGCGGTCGCGCAACGACCAGGTGGCGACCGATCTGCGGGTGTACCTGAAGGGCGAGATCGTGACGCTCGTCGGCCGGACCGCGGCGCTGCAGCAGGTGCTGCTGATGCTGGCCGAGGCCCACCCGTCGGTGATCATCCCCGGGTACACGCACATGCAGCGCGCCCAACCCGTGCTGCTCGCGCACCACCTCCTGGCGTACGTGTGGATGCTGCAGCGCGACACGGAGCGGCTCCGGGAGGTGTTCGCGCGCACGGACGTCCTGCCGCTCGGCGCGGCGGCCCTCGCCGGCACCTCGTATCCGATCGACCGCCGGCTGGTCGCCTCGCTGCTCGGCTTCTCCCGCGTGGCGGAGAACAGCCTCGACGCGACGGCGGACCGCGATTTCGCGGTCGAATTCATTGCGGCCGCGTCGCTTCTGATGTCGCATCTGTCGCGGCTCGCCGCGGAGATCGTGCTCTGGGCGACGTCGGAGTTCGGCTTCGTCGAGCTCTCGGATACGATCAGCACCGGCAGCAGCATCATGCCGCAGAAGAAGAACCCGGACGCCGCGGAACTCGTGCGCGGCAAGGCCGCGCGCGTGCTCGGCGACCTCACCGCCATCCTGGCTGTGCTTCGCGGACTGCCGCTCGCCTACAACAGCGACCTGCAGGAAGACAAGGAGGCGGTGTTCGACGCTGTGGACACCGCGCAGGGGAGCCTGCAGGTGATGGGCATCGTGCTGAACGGCGTCCGGTTCGACACCGGGCGCATCTCCGCGCACCTGCGGGGCGGCCTGATGGGCGCCACCGAGCTCGCCGACTACCTCGCGCGCCGCGGCATGCCGTTCCGCGACGCGCACGAGCTGGTCGGCCGCGTCGTGCTCTATGCGCAGGAGCGCGGCCGCGAACTGTGGGAACTGTCGCCCGAGGAGTACCGGCGGATCAGCCCAATGCTCGGCGACGACGTCCGCGAGCTGACGACTCCCGCCGGCGCGGTCGCGTCGAAGCGGTCGGAAGGCGGCACCGCGCCCGAGCGGGTCGCCGAGCAGACGCAGGCCGCCCGCGGCGCGGTCGCGCGCACGCTGTCTTGGCTGTCGTCGCTCCCGGCCGTTCCGGCGGAACGGGAAATCGCGCCACCCGCCGCCGCCCGTCCGGCGGCCGGGCCGCCCGCCCCGGGCGGCGGTGCGTCGGCTTCGACGACATCGTTGCCGGCGAGTCCGCCGAAAGGCGGTCCACCGGAGTAA
- the argR gene encoding arginine repressor: MAPARREATRTERERRIREILGRHAIETQDDLVERLRREGLAVTQATVSRDIKRLGLVKIPLSDGRSQYVAPERPSPADVLRRLQHAVTEYVLSVDAGEDLVVVHTLTGRANAVAAAIDEMQWPAAVGTIAGDDTILIVPRRRAGRPRLLAMLRRVMEGGAP; this comes from the coding sequence ATGGCGCCTGCCCGCCGCGAAGCGACGCGTACCGAGCGCGAGCGCCGCATCCGCGAGATCCTCGGCCGGCACGCGATCGAGACCCAGGACGACCTGGTCGAGCGGCTGCGCCGCGAGGGCCTCGCCGTGACGCAGGCCACCGTTTCCCGCGATATCAAGCGTCTGGGGCTCGTCAAGATTCCGCTGTCCGACGGACGGTCGCAGTACGTCGCGCCTGAGCGGCCGTCGCCGGCGGACGTGCTGCGGCGCCTCCAGCACGCGGTCACGGAGTACGTGCTGTCGGTGGACGCCGGGGAGGACCTCGTCGTGGTCCACACCCTGACCGGACGGGCGAACGCCGTGGCCGCCGCGATCGACGAGATGCAGTGGCCGGCCGCGGTCGGCACGATCGCCGGCGACGACACGATCCTCATCGTGCCGCGGCGCCGCGCCGGACGGCCGCGCCTCCTCGCGATGCTGCGGCGCGTGATGGAGGGCGGCGCGCCCTAG
- the ybeY gene encoding rRNA maturation RNase YbeY, whose translation MDVIVTNLQGIFVDPKFVRDVVVQVLRLQGYPAPPDVGVALVDDAYIRVLNREYRGSDYATDVLSFRLDDGGGPGAGGAARGGGEAEPPVLGDIVISVQRARDQARQFKQTLRREVAMLAIHGVLHLLGYDDETEAAASVMWARQKELLDTILGAADGRDPARGPR comes from the coding sequence ATGGACGTCATCGTTACGAATCTCCAAGGCATCTTCGTGGACCCGAAGTTCGTCCGCGACGTCGTGGTCCAGGTTCTCCGCCTCCAGGGCTATCCCGCGCCGCCCGACGTCGGCGTGGCTCTCGTGGACGACGCTTACATCCGCGTGCTCAACCGCGAGTACCGCGGCAGCGACTACGCGACCGACGTCCTGTCGTTTCGCCTGGACGACGGCGGCGGCCCGGGCGCCGGCGGCGCGGCGCGGGGTGGGGGGGAGGCGGAGCCGCCGGTTCTCGGCGACATTGTGATTTCGGTTCAGCGAGCCCGGGATCAGGCGCGTCAATTCAAGCAGACGCTGCGGCGCGAGGTGGCGATGCTGGCGATCCACGGCGTGCTGCACCTCCTCGGCTACGATGACGAAACCGAGGCCGCCGCCTCGGTGATGTGGGCGCGGCAGAAGGAGCTGCTCGACACGATCCTCGGCGCCGCTGACGGCCGCGACCCCGCCCGGGGCCCCCGGTGA
- a CDS encoding diacylglycerol kinase family protein encodes MREPAGDQAADRAAPAPRSFAAAIRIAAGGAAYAARRHPNLRTHIAIAGFVLLGGAAAGCSAVELALLTGAIGLVLAAELVNTSIEMLTDLVSPRYDPRAAAIKDVSAAAVLVASGAAVALAAFILVGRAWPGTPLPGRTAAALGAACLTAFVLAVRGRTADA; translated from the coding sequence GTGAGAGAACCGGCGGGCGATCAGGCGGCGGACCGCGCCGCTCCGGCGCCACGTTCGTTCGCGGCGGCGATCAGGATCGCCGCGGGCGGCGCCGCCTACGCGGCCCGGCGGCATCCCAATCTGCGGACGCACATCGCGATCGCGGGGTTCGTGCTGCTCGGCGGGGCGGCGGCGGGCTGCTCGGCGGTGGAGCTGGCGCTGCTGACCGGGGCGATCGGGCTCGTACTCGCCGCCGAGCTCGTCAACACGTCGATCGAGATGCTCACGGACCTCGTGTCTCCGCGCTACGATCCGCGCGCGGCGGCGATCAAGGACGTGTCGGCCGCGGCGGTGCTCGTGGCGTCCGGCGCCGCGGTCGCGCTCGCGGCGTTCATCTTGGTTGGCCGCGCGTGGCCGGGAACGCCGCTCCCCGGGCGGACGGCCGCGGCGCTCGGCGCCGCGTGCCTGACCGCGTTCGTACTGGCCGTCCGCGGCCGCACCGCGGACGCGTAA
- a CDS encoding hemolysin family protein, with amino-acid sequence MGLRFALLAFLILCGAFFGAAETALFAASRLTLRRMRDAGDRRARLAHQLLEHPGHLLTTLLAGNTIANVGSSVVATSIALSLLGRRAGEIVAFIGATALVLILAEIAPKTLAVRYADRFALNVAGTVRAVSLVLTPLVRLLSLAGTAVVRPFGGAITPHAPLVTEDQLRFLVQVGEEEGVIEEEEREMIHSIFEFGDTLVREVMRPRVDIVAVQAKAAINEALGLMMESGHSRLPVYEGSVDHIVGVVYVRDLLPALRQGRLDQTVGEMQRPPFFVPDAKKVDELFREMQRRKISMAIVVDEYGGTAGVVTMEDLLEEIVGEIQDEYDLEEKPIQLIDDRTAVVNGRTHIDEVNEILGLQLPTEDVDTIGGLVYALAGHVPVQGETVSLAGAELRVERALGQRITKVRITRQTAPPAPQEAEVSGRTPGTA; translated from the coding sequence TTGGGCCTCCGGTTTGCCCTCCTCGCGTTCCTCATTCTCTGCGGTGCGTTCTTCGGCGCCGCGGAAACCGCGCTGTTTGCCGCGAGCCGGCTCACGCTGCGCCGGATGCGCGACGCCGGCGACCGCCGGGCCCGCCTCGCGCACCAGCTGCTGGAGCACCCCGGCCACCTGCTGACGACCCTGCTGGCCGGTAACACAATCGCCAACGTGGGCTCCTCTGTCGTTGCGACGTCGATCGCTCTCAGCCTGCTCGGCCGCCGGGCGGGAGAGATCGTCGCCTTCATCGGCGCGACCGCGCTCGTGCTGATTCTCGCCGAGATCGCACCGAAGACGCTCGCGGTGCGCTACGCCGACCGGTTCGCGCTCAACGTCGCCGGCACGGTGCGGGCGGTCAGCCTTGTGCTGACGCCGCTCGTGCGCCTCCTGTCGCTGGCCGGGACGGCGGTCGTCCGGCCGTTCGGCGGCGCGATCACGCCGCACGCGCCCCTGGTGACGGAGGATCAGCTGCGGTTCCTCGTCCAGGTCGGCGAGGAAGAGGGGGTCATCGAGGAAGAGGAACGCGAGATGATCCACTCGATCTTCGAATTCGGCGACACGCTCGTGCGCGAGGTAATGCGGCCGCGCGTCGACATCGTCGCCGTGCAGGCGAAGGCCGCGATCAACGAAGCGCTCGGCCTGATGATGGAGTCCGGCCACTCGCGGCTGCCCGTGTACGAGGGCAGCGTCGACCACATCGTCGGCGTCGTCTACGTCCGCGACCTGCTGCCGGCCCTCCGCCAGGGCCGCCTCGACCAAACCGTCGGCGAGATGCAGCGCCCGCCGTTCTTCGTGCCCGACGCGAAGAAGGTGGACGAGCTGTTCCGCGAGATGCAGCGCCGGAAGATCTCCATGGCGATCGTCGTCGACGAATACGGCGGGACCGCCGGGGTCGTCACGATGGAAGACCTGCTGGAAGAGATCGTCGGCGAGATTCAGGACGAGTACGATCTCGAGGAGAAGCCCATTCAGCTGATCGACGACCGGACGGCCGTTGTCAACGGCCGGACGCACATCGACGAAGTCAACGAGATCCTGGGACTGCAGCTGCCGACGGAGGACGTCGATACGATCGGCGGGCTCGTCTACGCGCTCGCCGGGCACGTCCCGGTACAGGGCGAAACGGTCTCCCTCGCGGGCGCCGAGCTGCGCGTCGAACGCGCCCTCGGCCAGCGCATCACCAAGGTGCGGATCACGCGCCAGACCGCGCCGCCGGCGCCGCAGGAGGCCGAAGTCTCGGGCCGGACGCCGGGCACGGCCTGA